TCTGAAGATATATTTGCGGCCTGGGAAAATACTGTCAGTTGAAAAGGGCTGCTAAAACTTCAGGGATATGGGTTCTTTCAACGGCTTCTACTGTGTTCCAAACCCAAGGTTTTTTAACGCCGTCTGCAAACCGATAACGAATGCCTAACTGCTCCAAACCGGCATCGGTAAAGCGCTGTTCAATCTTCTTCTGAAGCAATCCGGCTGCACTGATGCTGCTTATTCCCAAATGGTTCTGAAGCTCTTCAGGAGAGGTAAGTGAATTTACCGGGCCACTGAGCTGGTCATGAATTTCTTTCTCAACAAGCAGCCTGCCAGGCTTGCCAGTGGTTGCGTCTGAATAGGAAGGCAGCAGAAAGCACTCCTCCCCATTCGGAATAATCCCGACAGGCGCCAACTTACACATATGCCGATGACAGGCAAAAGCAAATTTGCAGCAATGGCTCCGGTGCCAATAGGCGACACCATACTGGCTAATATCGTCAGTAATACACTCTGGGCAGTATTTCAGATAATAGAGATCAAGACTCTGAACGTAGAAAAACTGTTCCAGCATCAGCCTGATTGACAGCGGGTTCCTGCCAATCCATTTCGCAATGTGTTTTCGATTGGATAGAGAGAGCGTTGGTGCATAGAGCCTGAACAGTGTCGTTTCCATAATGCTTTTGGGGAACGACCAGTAGGGTTTAAGGCAAGTTTCCCAAAAACGGTAATACTGGCTGCCAATCATCTCCAGGTCGGATGCCAGCAACATTGGGTCAAAGATATGTTTGAGTGTGCGCCGGTGCGTAAAACCGGCATCGACGAGGTATGCCCGGCACAAAAGGCTATAGAGGGATTCATCGGGTAGTGGTGGAGATGACAAAGAAAGCACAGTGTTTTCAACCTTTACAGCTCTCAGCAGAATCACTAACAATCGTTAGCGAATTAAACCTGTATTTTGGTTAACTTTTGACATATTCGCTGCTTCATTGAACAGTTCGAAGCTTAGCCGTGTGAAATACTATTGTTTGATATATTCAATTTATGTATAAGGTATCAGCCAACAATTACTATTTTACATATTAGGGTTTTTTATGGGGCTTTTGTCGTCTTTTCTAATAGTTCTGATTGTTTCAGTCGTCATTAAATATGCCTGTGACACCTTTGAACAAAGTGCTGAATATCTTGGGCGCAACATGAGTGAGGGGGTTAAAGGGGGGCTGATCAATGCAATAGGCTCTTCTTTACCAGAGATGATGACAGCTTTTGCTCTGTTATTTTTGCTTAGAGATGAAGCTGGCTTTGCTGCCGGTATCTCTGTAACAGTAGGTAGCGCTGTTTTTAACGCTGTTGTTATTCCTCTGGTATGCATTCTGGCCGTTCGTATCTGGGGAGTCGATGGCAACCCCGTGAAGTCATTTGAGGTCAGTAAGGTTGCTCTGAGGCGAGATGGCTTCTGGTTACTCACCAGTGAATTTGTTCTTATCGCGTTGTTAATGTCTTTTGATGTTTTCCAGTGGTGGATGGGGGCTGTCCTGATTATTGTTTATTTGGGATACCTGATACACATGCTTAAGAGCTGTGGTCAAGACGGTGAAGATGACTATGAATATGAGTCACTGGAGAGTGGCTCAGCTATAGAAGCATTGGTTAAATTTGATTTCAATAAAGTCTTCTTTAATGACAAACCTCTTACCAAAGGGTCTGCCTGTGTCAATTTGCTTCTGGCAACTGTAGTCATTGGTATCGCCTGTCACTTCCTGAGTATCGCAGTTGTCGGTATTGCTGATGGGCTTGGTATTCCTGTTTACATGTCTGCGCTTATCTTTGCGGCTGGTGCTACCTCTGTACCAGATACTTTCCTTAGTGTAAAAGATGCAATTAAAGGGGATTATGATGATGCTGTTGCTAATGCTTTTGGCAGCAACACATTTGACATTACTGTTGCATTAGGTCTCCCTCTGCTGGTGTATGGACTGACAATGGGAGATGTACCAATGCCTCAAGGACAAGATGTGGCTATGCTTCGGATCGTTCTGGTTGGTATAACCTCAGCTGTTCTTGCGTTGTTGTATTTTCCTAAAAAGATCAACGGTTTTACAGCCGCAGGTTTGGCCTCTCTCTTTGCTGTGTGGGTCGGTTACATTAGTTGGGCACTGTAATTATCTTTGGGGGGCTAAGCCCCTCAATTTATATTTGAGCGGAGATAAATTATGCTTAAGAGTTTATTTGATCAGGCAAAATCAAAACTGTTAGACCTGAAAAATGAAGCAATAAAGTATAAATCCAAAGAGTTTCTGCATGCAGCGCTCGGTGGCAGCGCACTGGTAATCATGGCTGACGGCAATATTGACGCCAATGAAAAGTCAAAAATGATGCGTTTTATTCAGAGTAATGACGCCCTGTCTATTTATGAAACATCTGAAGTGGTGAAAATCTGGAAAGACTACATTGAAACCATCGAGCTGGATGCAGATATAGGTGAGGCTAAAGCTTTTGACGCTCTTGGCAAAATTAAAGGGAAAGACGACCAGGCGAAGCTTGTGATGAGAATGGTCATCGCTATTGGTGCAGCTGATGGTAATTTTGATCCAGACGAAAAACGTATTGCTTCTCGGGTGGCTCGCGAACTGGAT
Above is a genomic segment from Endozoicomonas euniceicola containing:
- a CDS encoding TniQ family protein yields the protein MILLRAVKVENTVLSLSSPPLPDESLYSLLCRAYLVDAGFTHRRTLKHIFDPMLLASDLEMIGSQYYRFWETCLKPYWSFPKSIMETTLFRLYAPTLSLSNRKHIAKWIGRNPLSIRLMLEQFFYVQSLDLYYLKYCPECITDDISQYGVAYWHRSHCCKFAFACHRHMCKLAPVGIIPNGEECFLLPSYSDATTGKPGRLLVEKEIHDQLSGPVNSLTSPEELQNHLGISSISAAGLLQKKIEQRFTDAGLEQLGIRYRFADGVKKPWVWNTVEAVERTHIPEVLAALFN
- a CDS encoding sodium:calcium antiporter — its product is MGLLSSFLIVLIVSVVIKYACDTFEQSAEYLGRNMSEGVKGGLINAIGSSLPEMMTAFALLFLLRDEAGFAAGISVTVGSAVFNAVVIPLVCILAVRIWGVDGNPVKSFEVSKVALRRDGFWLLTSEFVLIALLMSFDVFQWWMGAVLIIVYLGYLIHMLKSCGQDGEDDYEYESLESGSAIEALVKFDFNKVFFNDKPLTKGSACVNLLLATVVIGIACHFLSIAVVGIADGLGIPVYMSALIFAAGATSVPDTFLSVKDAIKGDYDDAVANAFGSNTFDITVALGLPLLVYGLTMGDVPMPQGQDVAMLRIVLVGITSAVLALLYFPKKINGFTAAGLASLFAVWVGYISWAL
- a CDS encoding tellurite resistance TerB family protein, which gives rise to MLKSLFDQAKSKLLDLKNEAIKYKSKEFLHAALGGSALVIMADGNIDANEKSKMMRFIQSNDALSIYETSEVVKIWKDYIETIELDADIGEAKAFDALGKIKGKDDQAKLVMRMVIAIGAADGNFDPDEKRIASRVARELDLEPSEFGLA